A window of the Trichoplusia ni isolate ovarian cell line Hi5 chromosome 4, tn1, whole genome shotgun sequence genome harbors these coding sequences:
- the LOC113493285 gene encoding dnaJ homolog shv, whose amino-acid sequence MLSNTAYISLIYLTSALVLTLAGRDFYQILGVSRSATTNEIKKAYRKSAKALHPDKNQDDPDASQKFQDLGAAYEALSDPEKRELYDRCGEECLKKDGMMNNNDPFASFFGDFGFHFGGEPQQHETPRGADIVMDLTVTLEELYNGNFIEITRNKPVIKPASGTRKCNCRQEMVTRNLGPGRFQMMQQTVCDECPNVKFVNEERLLEIEVEVGAPDGHKSRLRGEGEPHMDGEPGDLIIVFTTERHPHFTRKGDDLYTNVTISLQDALTGFTMELVHLDGHKVSISRDKVTWAGARVRKKGEGMPNFENNNLHGNLYVTFDIDFPKQDFTAQEKEALQRILKQTPNNKVYNGL is encoded by the exons atgctTAGTAACACTGCCTATATATCTTTAATATATCTAACGTCGGCCTTAGTCCTGACGTTGGCCGGTCGGGATTTTTATCAAATCCTGGGTGTATCTCGTTCTGCAACcacaaatgaaataaagaagGCATATAGAAAATCAGCCAAAGCTCTACATCCAGACAAAAATCAAGATGATCCTGATGCATCGCAAAAGTTTCAAGATCTTGGTGCAGCCTACGAAGCCTTATCGGACCCTGAAAAACGGGAGCTATATGACCGCTGCGGTGAAGAATGTCTGAAGAAAGACGGTATGATGAATAATAACGACCCGTTCGCAAGTTTCTTTGGTGATTTCGGCTTCCACTTTGGTGGAGAGCCACAACAACACGAAACGCCACGAGGGGCCGACATTGTAATGGATCTCACTGTCACCCTAGAAGAACTCTATAACGGCAATTTCATAGAA aTAACCCGAAACAAACCTGTAATAAAGCCAGCATCAGGAACACGTAAATGTAACTGCAGACAAGAGATGGTGACTCGGAACTTGGGGCCAGGGCGATTCCAGATGATGCAACAGACTGTGTGCGATGAGTGTCCCAATGTGAAGTTTGTTAATGAAGAGAGGCTACTCGAAATTGAG GTGGAAGTGGGTGCACCAGACGGTCACAAGTCCAGGTTAAGAGGAGAAGGAGAACCACACATGGACGGAGAGCCGGGAGACTTGATCATAGTGTTTACAACAGAGAGACATCCACACTTCACTCGCAAAGGAGATGACCTGTACACCAATGTCACTATCTCGCTACAG GATGCACTTACTGGATTCACAATGGAATTAGTACACCTAGACGGTCACAAAGTGTCTATATCCCGTGACAAAGTGACTTGGGCTGGTGCTCGTGTCCGCAAGAAGGGAGAGGGCATGCCTAACTTTGAAAACAACAACCTCCATGGAAATCTTTATGTCACATTTGATATTGATTTCCCTAAACAGGACTTTACTGCTCAAGAAAAAGAAG caCTCCAGAGAATACTTAAACAAACACCAAATAACAAAGTATACAATGGACTATAG
- the LOC113493286 gene encoding proteasome subunit beta type-7-like yields the protein MTSILVPEVPAQGFSFENCQRNAFLAQKGFPAPTATKTGTTIVGIIYADGVILGADTRATENTVVSDKNCQKIHYLANNMYCCGAGTAADTEMTTQTVASQLELQRLHTGRTVPVETAATLLKRMLFRYQGYIGAALVLGGVDRTGPHIFCIYPHGSVDKLPYATMGSGSLAAMAVFESGWKPNMNEEEGKKLVRDAIAAGIFNDLGSGSNVDLCVIRNTGPAQYLRTYEEANVKGKKQGSYRYALGTTAVLKQRVIPLEVTSVNITASPQPMEVEPSYSRR from the exons atgaccTCCATTCTCGTACCAGAAGTTCCCGCTCAGGGATTTTCTTTCGAAAATTGCCAACG CAATGCGTTTTTGGCACAGAAAGGTTTTCCAGCTCCTACAGCTACGAAGACCGGTACCACCATCGTTGGTATAATATACGCTGACGGTGTTATTCTCGGTGCTGACACTAGGGCGACGGAAAACACTGTAGTATCCGATAAAAATTGTCAGAAAATTCATTACTTAGCGAACAACATGTATTGCTGCGGCGCGGGCACTGCCGCTGACACTGAAATGACTACTCAAACAGTGGCTTCTCAATTGGAGTTGCAAAGACTTCACACGGGGCGCACGGTGCCAGTGGAGACAGCCGCTACCCTGTTGAAGCGTATGCTATTCCGTTACCAGGGCTATATTGGCGCTGCGCTAGTTCTTGGCGGCGTTGATAGAACTGGACCTCATATCTTTTGCATTTACCCCCATGGTTCTGTAGACAAGCTGCCCTACGCAACAATGG GATCTGGTTCTCTTGCTGCCATGGCAGTATTTGAATCTGGCTGGAAGCCAAACATGAATGAGGAGGAAGGCAAAAAACTTGTGAGAGATGCCATTGCTGCTGGTATCTTCAATGATTTGGGATCAGGTTCTAATGTTGATCTTTGTGTCATCCGCAACACAGGACCAGCCCAGTACCTCAGAACGTATGAAGAAGCCAATGTTAAG ggCAAGAAGCAAGGATCTTACAGATATGCCCTGGGTACTACAGCTGTCCTAAAGCAGCGAGTGATCCCTCTGGA